The nucleotide sequence GCAGGCGCGGCGCTGAGGGTCATGGCACCGCCCGACTGCTGGGCAGGATCGGCGGACACGGCGCGCAGCTCGCCGCCGCCGAAGGAGAAGCCCACCGTGCGGTAGCCGCTGCCCAGTGCCCGCGCCAGATGCTGACCCAGATTGACGTACGGCTGTCCCTGGGCCGGAGTCCTGGAGACGTGGAAGTTGTGCGCCCACAGCATGGCCTTCTGCCCCGGAAAGAGGATGTTCAGCGCCGTGCGGGTGTTGCCGAACATGGCCGCGTCGCGGATCAGGTTGATGCGGGCGGCGTCGCTACCGGGCACGGCCAGCAGGGTAGCCCCCTGCCGCACCGTCTCGGCCAGCTGGATCAGCACTGCGCGGTCAGGGGTCTCCTTCGGCAGCGCAGCAAGCGTCTGCTGCAAGGTGGCGATCTGGTCGCGGATCACGGCCTGCTGCGCGGCGGACAGTTCACCCAGCGTGAACCATGTCTGGGCCGGGAGGGCCAGCAGCGGGGTCAATGCCGTCTTGATCCGGTCATCCTTGGGGACGAGCTGTTTGAGCAACGTCAGGCTGCCGGACGGGTCCTGCATGTCGATGCCCACCACGCGCAACTCCGGCTTCCCGCCGCGCGAGGCGTTGTACCCCCGCATCCAGGCCAGCAGGTCACGCATCTCCTGCGTTTTCCAGGTCCAGAAATCGAAGGCGCGGGTGGCGGGGTTCGGATCGCTTGGCCCCTCGCCGCGCACAAAGCGATCCACCTCGTGGCTGTCGTCGAAGTCCGCCTCGATGGCCAGCACCGTGAACCCATGGTTCTGAACCAGTTCGCGGAACAGCCGGGCCTTGAGCTGGAAATGTTCGGCGGTGCCGTGGCTGCCCTCGCCCGCGCCGATCAGGCGTGCGCCGCGCGTCAGTTCTTCCAGCCACGCAAAATCGCCGTCCTGCGCGTCGGCGGCCACCGAGCAGATGGGCTGGGCTACCTCCAGCAGCGCCGTGCGGCGTTCGGCCAGTTGCGCGTCCGTCAGCAGCGGCGGGGCCACCTGCCGGATCACCTGCCCGGCCACCCGCGTCTCGCTTTCCAGCACGCGCGAGGACGCGATCAGCCACTGGCCGTTGACCTTGCGCCACACGTCCCCGGACAGCGCCGTGACCTGGAGCGGCGTCCGCGTGCTGTTCATGACGCTCTCGGCGTCCATCACCTGACGGTTGACCACAGTGGCCTTGTCGCCGCTGAGCGTCACGTCCTGAAAGCTGATGTCCAGTCGGTTGACCTTCAGGGTCTCGGCATCCGAGGCCGCCAGCGCCGCCTCCAGCGGAATCGGCCGGTTGGTCACGTCCAGCAGCGCTGCGTCCGGCAGGTACAGGGCGCGCAGGGACGGAACGTTGCCGGTCAGGTACGCCTGCCGCAGGGCGTCGTACTGCGACTGGAGATCGGCGGGCAGCGTGGCAGGCTGGGCCACAGCGAGCTGGGCGGTCATGACCGCGAGGGCCACAGGGAACAACAGGGTGGGGGTGGTTCTGAACAAAGACATGGAAGTCCTCCTTGATGAAATGTCGTGCTTCCTTGACTAAGGGTAAGACACCCCATTCCTTAAGTCAAGTTTGTTTGACAAATCTCGGAGCTGCAGAACCCTGCGTTGCCGCCCGCCCGCGGCCTCAGATCACCCATTCGCCGCCGCGCATCAGCGGCTCGCGTTCGCCCGCTGCCGTGAGACCGTCGACATCGGTCCCCGGCGTGCCGATCATCCAGTCCACGTGAATAAGGCTGTCGTTGCCGCCCGCCGCGCGCAGGGTGGCCTGGTCCTCGCCGCCCGCGACGTTGGTGGGGTAACAGCGCCCCAGCGCGATGTGGGACGCGGCGTTCTCGTCGAACAGCGTGTTCAGGAACAGCGTGCCGGTCTGCGCCACGGGAGCAGAGGCAGGCACCAGCGCCACCTCGCCCAGACGGGCCGCGCCCTCGTCGGTGCCGATCAGGGCTTTGAGGGTGTCCTCGCCCCGCTCGGCACTGATCTCGACTGCCCGGCCGTTCTCGAAGCGCACGCGGATGCCCTCGATCAGCTGCCCACGGGCGCTGAGAGCCTTGGAAGCCACCGCCACGCCGTCCACCCGCTCCTTGTGCGGCGCGGTGAACACCTCGTCGGTGGGCAGGTTGGGCACGCCGGAGATGCCGTTTCTGGCGGCCTCTCCCCCACCCTGCCAGATGTGGTTGTCGGCCAGCCCCACGGTCAGGTCCGTGCCCAGTTCGCTGCGCAGGTGCAGGGCGTGGTACTGCTTTTCGGTCAGCAGCGTGGTCAGGCGCCCAAGTTGCGCCAGATGCGCGTCCCAGGCGGCCACCGGGTCCGGTGTATCGGCGCGGGTGACCTTGAAGATGTCGGCCCACAGCCGCGCAACAGCCTCGGCCTGGGGCAGGTCAGGGTACACGCGGGCGGCCCAGGCGGGGGTGGCCATCGCCGCCACCGTCCAGTTCACCTGAAAGCTGCCGATGGCCTCGCTGACCCTGCGCCCGGCCTCGGCCTGCAGCTTGCTGCGCCGCGCCACCCGCTGCGAGTCCACGCCCGCCAGCAGGGAGGGATCGCTGCCGACGATGCTGATGAAGGCGTACCCGTCCTCCACCATGTGCAGCGACTCCTCCGAGAGCCACGCCGGCAGGAAGTCCACCGCCGCCGCCGAGCCGGCCTCGTACAGCGCGAGGGCCAGATGCTGATCGTTGTAGTTCACGCGCACGTCCTCGGCCCCGGCCCGGTACGCCTCGCGCGCCACCAGCCGGGCCAGTTCGGCGGCCTCGACCGGCGCGTTGACCAGCACCCGGCCCCTCTGGGGCAGGTTCACCCCAGTGCGGACGAGCAGTTCGGCGTAGCGGGCAAGCTGGGTCTGGAAGGCTGCTTCGGTGGAAGACGTCATGGCGCCACTGTAATGCCCGGTGGCCCTACCAGCCCTCGATCTGCCGCCCCGCCTCGAAGGCCGCCGCGCCCGCTGCCACCGCCAGGTTCAGGCTGCGGCCCGCGCCAGGCTGCGGCAATTTCAGCGCGCTCAGGCCCTCCCGCAGCCACACCGGCAGCCCCCGCGATTCGGGGCCGAACAGCAGGTAGTCGCCGCGCCGGAAGCCCGCCCGCGTGTGCAGCGTGGTGGCATGGGTGGAAAAGGCGAAGACCCTGGCGCCGGGAGGCAGCGCCGCCTGGAAGGCGGTCCAGTTGACATGCTCGTGCAGGGTCACGCCTTCCAGATAATCCATCACCGCCCTCCGGAACTCGCGGTCGTGCAGATGGAAGCCAAAGGGACGGATCAGGTGCAGCGTGGCGCCCAGGACAGCGCAGGTGCGCGCCACGTTGCCCACGTTGCCGGCCTTCTCCGGCTCGAACAGCACCACGTGTAGCAGCGGCTCCCTCAATCTTTTACCCGTGTCAGCAGCGCGGTCACCCGCGTCTGGATGTGTGCCGGGGCCAACCCTTCAGAGGTCTTGAAACTGACGCCCACCTCGCTTTCTGGCAGACCCACCAGGGCCGCCACGTTGCGGGCGATCTCGGCGCGCATAGAGCCCAGCTTGGGTTTGTCCAGCGTGACCACCAGCGCGATGTTGGTGGGGGTGTAGCCCCGATCGCGCACCAGTTCCAGCACCCGGCCCAGAATGGCGCGCGAATCCAGTCCGGCCCACAGGGGATCGGTGTCGGGGAAGTAGTCGCCGATGTCACCCATCGCCACCCCTGAGAGCAGCGCGTCGGCCAGCGCGTGCAGGATGGCGTCCCCGTCGCTGTGGGCCACGGTGCCCATGGCAGCGGAGGGCACCGGCACCCCCCCCAGAATCAGGGCGTGTCCCGCCGCCAGCCGGTGGGCGTCCTCGCCGTAACCGACGCGAATCACCGGTCCCGTCGGGTCAGATGAAAAAACCATGCAGAAAAGATAGGCGGACATGGCATTAGAACGCCATCGATCCGGCTGCCCTCAGACTCCTGACGGAGCCCAAACTGGAGCTGAAGCCTTGAACCCACCTGGACCCTTTGGGGGAACACGGTGTGCAGCGGCGGGTATAGCGGCTTATCAGGGTCAGCGAACTGAAAAGGCTCCCCCCTCCCACGCCTTAAGAAAGCATAAAGAAGGAAATGAGTGCAGACCCGCCCAGGAGAGACGCCCATCGACTTTCTGGGGGCACACGAGCGGTGCGTTTAGCGCCAAATGCTCGTTTCGCCTGGAAAGTGGAGACCTCCGTTCATCAAGGCGGCGCCTACAGGGTTTGAAGGCGACAGTCCTGGAAGACAGCTGGCCCCCGCGCCGGACGTATGGGGGCCACCGGACCAGTGCGCCTCCTGCCAACCGCACGAAACCCCCACCGTCAGGGCAGGGGTTTTGTGTGTGCTGGGCGTGGTGCACTCGACTGGATTCGAACCAGTGGCCTGCCCCTTAGGAGAAGGCAAG is from Deinococcus aerolatus and encodes:
- a CDS encoding erythromycin esterase family protein: MSLFRTTPTLLFPVALAVMTAQLAVAQPATLPADLQSQYDALRQAYLTGNVPSLRALYLPDAALLDVTNRPIPLEAALAASDAETLKVNRLDISFQDVTLSGDKATVVNRQVMDAESVMNSTRTPLQVTALSGDVWRKVNGQWLIASSRVLESETRVAGQVIRQVAPPLLTDAQLAERRTALLEVAQPICSVAADAQDGDFAWLEELTRGARLIGAGEGSHGTAEHFQLKARLFRELVQNHGFTVLAIEADFDDSHEVDRFVRGEGPSDPNPATRAFDFWTWKTQEMRDLLAWMRGYNASRGGKPELRVVGIDMQDPSGSLTLLKQLVPKDDRIKTALTPLLALPAQTWFTLGELSAAQQAVIRDQIATLQQTLAALPKETPDRAVLIQLAETVRQGATLLAVPGSDAARINLIRDAAMFGNTRTALNILFPGQKAMLWAHNFHVSRTPAQGQPYVNLGQHLARALGSGYRTVGFSFGGGELRAVSADPAQQSGGAMTLSAAPAPRDSLDALIAGDAPAAYLNVAQAMQTPLLRGWLAQPVRIAGVGALYAVGQATGANVTLPLAFDGVIFVKQSSAARALEQR
- a CDS encoding aminopeptidase — encoded protein: MTSSTEAAFQTQLARYAELLVRTGVNLPQRGRVLVNAPVEAAELARLVAREAYRAGAEDVRVNYNDQHLALALYEAGSAAAVDFLPAWLSEESLHMVEDGYAFISIVGSDPSLLAGVDSQRVARRSKLQAEAGRRVSEAIGSFQVNWTVAAMATPAWAARVYPDLPQAEAVARLWADIFKVTRADTPDPVAAWDAHLAQLGRLTTLLTEKQYHALHLRSELGTDLTVGLADNHIWQGGGEAARNGISGVPNLPTDEVFTAPHKERVDGVAVASKALSARGQLIEGIRVRFENGRAVEISAERGEDTLKALIGTDEGAARLGEVALVPASAPVAQTGTLFLNTLFDENAASHIALGRCYPTNVAGGEDQATLRAAGGNDSLIHVDWMIGTPGTDVDGLTAAGEREPLMRGGEWVI
- a CDS encoding TrmH family RNA methyltransferase yields the protein MREPLLHVVLFEPEKAGNVGNVARTCAVLGATLHLIRPFGFHLHDREFRRAVMDYLEGVTLHEHVNWTAFQAALPPGARVFAFSTHATTLHTRAGFRRGDYLLFGPESRGLPVWLREGLSALKLPQPGAGRSLNLAVAAGAAAFEAGRQIEGW
- the ispF gene encoding 2-C-methyl-D-erythritol 2,4-cyclodiphosphate synthase, with the protein product MVFSSDPTGPVIRVGYGEDAHRLAAGHALILGGVPVPSAAMGTVAHSDGDAILHALADALLSGVAMGDIGDYFPDTDPLWAGLDSRAILGRVLELVRDRGYTPTNIALVVTLDKPKLGSMRAEIARNVAALVGLPESEVGVSFKTSEGLAPAHIQTRVTALLTRVKD